In Levilactobacillus brevis, the genomic window GTTAACCCGACCAATTTCCTTCAGGTACATCCGCACAGGGTCATTGATCTTAACCCCGGTGGTCGTGCCGGCGTCCTTTAATTCCTTCTTCGAAACGGCCTTTTGGGCTTTAACGGCCCGTGGGTCTGGCTCACCCTTAGCATCAACCACACTGATCCCAGCATCGGAAATCGTTTCAAGCAACTTATCCATCTGCTTAGCATCCAGCGTGTAAGGTGTTGCGACCTTGTCAGCCAGGTCATCGTAGGTGATGCTCCCAGCCTTTTTCGTATTCTTAATTAAAGCGCGCACCGTTTTGTTGTATGCCTTTTGATCAAACATTGGCTGATCCGTGGTCTTTTTTGCCATTAAAATACCCCCTAGATTAAACTTGCTTGTTCGCCTGCCGCTGGCGTTCCAATTGAACGATCTCAACGACGAGTTGCCGCTGGCGGTCGGCATCGCCTAGCCGTGAAGCCTCCGTCAGCTGATTCTTCTTCTGACGCAATTGCTCCTCGACCGGCGCTTCATCCATAATGACCGCTAAATAGTCATCGATCTCCCGCGGGGTTGCCGCCGCGGACATCGTTGTTGTGGTCTCCAAATCAATCACCAGCTGTTGCAGGCGGTCTTCTTGAATGAAGTCCGTAAACTGCGCGGTCTGATACACTTGATGGGTTTGAAAATAACCTTGGGCCAAGGTGTAAATAATCTGATAATCGTCGTGCACAAAGCTGAAATCGGCAATGCCGGTCAGCTTAGCCCACACATTGCGATCGTGCAAGCACCGATAGAGCAGGCTACGTTCCGCGCGCTCTAAGCGCGTTAACGGCCGTCGCTGTTGATACACGGTAACTGGTGACTCGTTGGCCGGTGCGGGCGGCGGTGTCGTGGGTCGTTGACGCTCTTGCTGGGCAGCGGAATCCCGCTGAACCTGCTTGAGTTGCGCCGTTAGCGCCGCCTTGTCAATCTGAAATTCGCTGGCGAGTTGGCCGAGATACATATCCAACTCAACGGGTTCGTTGACCTGCGCTAATAGCGGTAAGACTTGATTGACGTAGGCCAACCGCTCGCTATCCGTGTCCAGCGCCCGGTTACGACGCAAGAAGCGTAGTTGAAACCGTAAGGGCGGTTCCTTGGCCGATTCCAACATTTGCCGAAACACCTCGTCACCGTGAGCCTTGCGATACTCATCGGGGTCTTGCCCCTCGGGAAGCTGAATCACGTTGAGCTGCAGGTGACTGTGCGCCCCCAACAATCGCAGGGCACGGTCAATCGCCCGCTGACCGGGTTCATCACCATCATAACAGACATTGAGTTTATCCGTCGTCCGCTCGATCGCATAAATTTGCTCGGTCGTCAGGCTAGTTCCCATGGACGCAATACCATTCTTAACGCCCGCCTGGGTCGCCGAGATGACATCCATGTACCCCTCGAATAGCGTCACCTCACCGGCTTGCCGAATCGCTGGCCGAGCCAGGTCAAAGTTAAACAACAGCTTACTTTTATTAAATAATGTGGTTTCAGGGCTGTTTAAATACTTTGGCTGGTCATCAGCCTTGTGCAGAAGCCGCCCGGAAAAGGCCGCCACGTGCCCGCTAGCGTTGCGTAACGGAAACATTACCCGTTCGGTGAATCGATCGCGGAGATTGCCCTGCGCGTCTTCGATGAACAGACCCGACTGCCGTAAGAGTTGGTAGTCACTCTGCCGCTGTTCAAAGAACGGTTTTAACAAGCGCTGCCCCGGCGCGAAGCCCAACTGATAGGTCTCGATGGTCTCATCAGTTAGCCCCCGGTCGTGGAGATAATCCAACGCCGGCTGCCCCATCTCGGTATTCACCAGGATGTGGTGGTACAGCTTGGCCGCCTGTTCGTGCAGATCCAGAAGCTGGCCCGTCTTCGAGTCAACCGCTGGTCCCGCCGCGTCCTGCCGGTACTCGCTGTCCAGATCGACGTGGCTAAAGTCTGCCACCTTAACGACCGCTTCGGGAAACGTCACGTGCTCCAGCTCCATCAGGAACTTGAAGACGTTGCCGCCCCGTCCACAGCTAAAACAATGGAAGATCTGCTTATCTTCCGAAACGGAAAACGAGGGCGTCCGCTCCTCATGAAACGGACAGAGACCAAATAAATTTTTACCGGATTTCTTCAGTTGCACGTACTGGCCGACAACGTCCGCAATGTTTGTGGCCGTCCGAACCGTCTCAATCACGTCTTCGGGTATCTTCGCCAACCAATCACTCCCTTACGTGTTCCCGTTTGCCCACCATAGCCTTGAAAAGTCGCACCCCGGAAACCCGAAAAGTGCGACTTTTTAATTAGAATTCGTGCGCAAAAATACACTATACATGATACCACCTATGGGGGCATTGTCAACTTTTAAGGTTTAAGCTAATACCTTGTCTATTATAGCAAATTTACACGACTTTAGGGTAATCGCCGCTTGTTTGCTGGTTGACGCCCGAATGACGGGCATTTTGGCAGAAGCCATCGTTGATTCACCGACTCTGCGGCCTAAAATTCTCAGCAAGGCCGGTCCTATTGCCCGCAGTCATGGCCGTAAACAAAAAGCCAGCCCCATTCAGAGCTGACTTCTTGTTTGTGATTGACTCGCGTTATTTCACGATTAATTGGTCCAAGTCACCCAGCCCCAATGCGAGGTTGGCTAACTTGCTGAGTTCGGTCAGACGGTTGTTCCGGACGGCATCGTCCTTGGCCATGACCATCGTGGCTTCGAAGTAGGCCGCGATCGTTGGTTGGATGCCAGCCAGCGCCGTGTACAGGTCGTTTAAGCCCTTGTCAGCAGCGGTGGCAACCTTGGCAATGCCTTGGTCTAATGCGCCTTCACTGTCATTTTCAAACAGTTGGGCATCGACCGTCGCCGTTGCCAATTCGGCCGGCGCCTTCTGGGCCAACCGAATAACCCGCGTCAGGGATTCGATGACGGCCTTGAAGTTGGCGTCGTCAGCGTGACTCGCCAAGATATCGGCAGCGGTGAAGATCCGCAGAACATCGCTGCTGGTCCCGTTGGTCACGGCGTCGATGATATCGTGACGTTGCTTAGCGGAACGCAAGATCTTCCGGATCCGGTCCTTGATGAAGTCAACGACGGCTTGAATCTGACTGGCTTGGTCCAGATCAGGTGCCACGTTAGCGGTCGTCTCGGCAGCGATAAAGTCGCTAGCCAATTCGGCAACCGGTAACGTCCAGTTCTGATCCTTGACAATCCGCACGATCCCCGTGGCCTGACGCCGCAAAGCGTAAGGGTCATTGGACCCGCTAGGAATCATCCCGGCGGCGAAGAATGTTAAGATACTGTCGAACTTGTCGGCCAGGGCCAAAACGGCGCCGGGAACGGATTCAGGCAACGCCCCATCGGCAGAGATGGGTTCGTAATGTTCGCGAATGGCTTGCGCAACGGCTGGATCTTCGCCGTTGAGTAAGGCGTACTTTTCACCCATGACCCCTTGCAGTTCGGCAAACTCACCGACCATGCCGGTAACCAGGTCGAACTTGTAGATTTCACTGGCCCGAACGGCGGCCTTGGTCTGGGCATCGTTGAGATTCAGGTGCTTAGCCAAGACGTTGACGATGGCCGTGACTCGGTTCATCTTTTCTGCCATGGTACTAATCTTGTCGTGGAAGCTAACTGACTTGAGTCGGTCGACGTAATCGGCGATCGTCTTCTTCTGGTCTTCCGTGTAGAAGAACATAGCGTCTTCTAATCGGGCAGTCAGCACCTTTTCGTTTCCGGCCACCACGTTTTGCAGATCGTGGTCGGTGCCGTTCCGCACGGAGATGAAGACTGGCAATAACTTGCCGCTGGCATCCCGGGCGTAGAAGAAACGTTGGTGATCACGCATAGAGGTAATCAACACTTCATCGGGAATCGTCAGGTACTTCTCGTCGAAGCTCCCGGCAAAGGCAGTTGGCCATTCAACCAAGTTGTTGACTTCTTCCAACAGGCCGGCATCGACATCGACCGTCCAGTCGTTATCGGCGGCCAATTGATCGATTTGTTTCTTGATTAAGGCCTTACGCTTGTCTGCATCGGCAATCACGTATTGACTGGTGAGGTTTTCCTCGTAGTCCGCGGCCGTCGCCAACTCAATTTCTTTCCCCAAGAACCGGTGACCACGCGTGGTCCGGCCGGTCTTGACGTCCAGAATCGTGAACGGAATGACTTGATCGTCTAACAAGGCAACCAACCAGCGAATTGGTCGGATGTATTGGAAATGGTGGGTGCCCCACTTCATCATGGTCGGGAAGGTCATGGCCATGATGATGTCGCGCAATCCGGCTAAGACCGTAGCGACGGGTTCACCAGCGATGAACTTGTCGACGTAAACGTATTCTGTCCCCTTAATTTCTTTAAAGGTGATATCGTCGGGGGTTAGACCTTGCCCACGCGTAAACCCAATAGCGGCCTTAGTCCAGTTGCCATCGGCGTCTTGGGCAATCTTCTTTGCCGGACCTTTAACGGATTCGCTAATGTCTTCTTGCTTGTCAGCCAAACCACTGATTAAGAGGGCTAACCGGCGTGGCGTAGAGAACGGCTTGATTTCCGCATAGTCCACGCGTTGTTCCTTCAGGTAATCCGCCGTGCGCTTGACCAGTTGCTTAATCGCTGGCGTCACCACGTGGGCGGGCATTTCTTCCAAACCAATTTCCAGTAAAAATGTGTGTGCCATTATTTGGCCTCCTCATCAGCTAATAATTGTTCACGGAGTTTCTCGTCTTTGACCAACGGGAACCCACGCTTCTTCCGTTCGGCAACGAAGGCCCGAGCCACGGACCGCGCCATGTTCCGGATGCGTGAGAGGTAGCCGGCCCGTTCGGTAACGGAGACGGCGCCACGAGCGTCCAGCAGGTTAAAGGTGTGACTGCACTTTAAGATGTAGTCGTAGGCCGGGTGAACCAAGCCGTTCGCAATCTGCTTCTTGGCTTCGGCTTCGTATTCGTCGAAGTGCCGCAGCAACATGTCCTGATCGCTTTCTTCAAAGCTATACTTGGAGTGTTCGTATTCGGGTTCCTTGAAGATATCGCCGTACTTGACGCCATCGGCCCATTCCAGATCGAAGACGGAGTTGACGTCTTGCACGTAGGAAGCCAAACGTTCCAACCCGTAAGTCACTTCAGAGGTGACGGGATCAACTTCCATCCCCCCAACGACTTGGAAGTAGGTGAACTGGGTGATTTCCATCCCATCTAGCCAAACTTCCCAACCAACACCGGCACAACCCATGGATGGGTTCTCCCAGTTATCTTCCACGAACCGAATATCATGTTCCAACGGGTCGATGCCCAATTCCCGTAGACTGTTCAGGTAAAGTTCCTGAATGTTGTCGGGTGATGGCTTCATAATGACTTGGAATTGGTGGTGTTGGTACAACCGGTTAGGGTTCTCCCCGTAACGACCATCGGCTGGCCGGCGGGAAGGTTCAACGTAAGCGGCGTTCCAAGGTTCTGGACCAATTGCCCGTAAGAACGTGTAGGGACTCATGGTACCGGCCCCTTTTTCAGTATCGTAAGCTTGCATCAGCATACAGCCTTGTGCAGACCAATACTGTTGTAACTTTAAAATGATTGCTTGCATGGACAGTTTTTCTGTCATGGGTGCAGTTCCTCCTTGTATGGTTGCCAGGCGACAAAGTGCCAGCTGGTTGACCGATTAAAACAAATAAGCGCGCAAAAAAATCCCTACGAGAATTCACCGAGGCAAATTCACGTAGGGACGAATTTTTATTTTCGCGGTTCCACCCTACTTCTAGTCAGCGACTAGCAGCTTACTTGGAAACGACTCCGAATGTGCCAACTCACACCGCCCTGGATTCGGCTTTCACTCTCCCGAACTCGCTAAACCAGTGACACCGTGACTCTCATTCATCATAATCGACTTATTTAACTGTGTTTTATGATAGCTGTCTGGGGCGGGGTTGTCAATGGGATTTAGACAGATTAACAGCGGAGCGTGCTAACGAACTGACTGATTACTCCATATAATCATATCGATTTTCTTACGTTGGCCACATTTTCAAGAAAACTTACGGCCTCTTTGCTGGCACTATTTTACCGGTACTTACTAGCAACAACCAGTATAGAACTCGTAAGCCCACACGTCTCTGGACTTGGCCATCGAACAGTCGGTTCAGCGTAGCAGCCAGACCCGGATTACCGGAATACGTTGCGGTTGCCTTTGTGAAGGGAATGCAGAGCACATCATCAGAATGCTGCGCCTCCTTCCTGAGCTCTATAGATATTTGTTCAAGTGGTCCAAACGCACGTTCGAT contains:
- the dnaG gene encoding DNA primase yields the protein MAKIPEDVIETVRTATNIADVVGQYVQLKKSGKNLFGLCPFHEERTPSFSVSEDKQIFHCFSCGRGGNVFKFLMELEHVTFPEAVVKVADFSHVDLDSEYRQDAAGPAVDSKTGQLLDLHEQAAKLYHHILVNTEMGQPALDYLHDRGLTDETIETYQLGFAPGQRLLKPFFEQRQSDYQLLRQSGLFIEDAQGNLRDRFTERVMFPLRNASGHVAAFSGRLLHKADDQPKYLNSPETTLFNKSKLLFNFDLARPAIRQAGEVTLFEGYMDVISATQAGVKNGIASMGTSLTTEQIYAIERTTDKLNVCYDGDEPGQRAIDRALRLLGAHSHLQLNVIQLPEGQDPDEYRKAHGDEVFRQMLESAKEPPLRFQLRFLRRNRALDTDSERLAYVNQVLPLLAQVNEPVELDMYLGQLASEFQIDKAALTAQLKQVQRDSAAQQERQRPTTPPPAPANESPVTVYQQRRPLTRLERAERSLLYRCLHDRNVWAKLTGIADFSFVHDDYQIIYTLAQGYFQTHQVYQTAQFTDFIQEDRLQQLVIDLETTTTMSAAATPREIDDYLAVIMDEAPVEEQLRQKKNQLTEASRLGDADRQRQLVVEIVQLERQRQANKQV
- the glyS gene encoding glycine--tRNA ligase subunit beta — its product is MAHTFLLEIGLEEMPAHVVTPAIKQLVKRTADYLKEQRVDYAEIKPFSTPRRLALLISGLADKQEDISESVKGPAKKIAQDADGNWTKAAIGFTRGQGLTPDDITFKEIKGTEYVYVDKFIAGEPVATVLAGLRDIIMAMTFPTMMKWGTHHFQYIRPIRWLVALLDDQVIPFTILDVKTGRTTRGHRFLGKEIELATAADYEENLTSQYVIADADKRKALIKKQIDQLAADNDWTVDVDAGLLEEVNNLVEWPTAFAGSFDEKYLTIPDEVLITSMRDHQRFFYARDASGKLLPVFISVRNGTDHDLQNVVAGNEKVLTARLEDAMFFYTEDQKKTIADYVDRLKSVSFHDKISTMAEKMNRVTAIVNVLAKHLNLNDAQTKAAVRASEIYKFDLVTGMVGEFAELQGVMGEKYALLNGEDPAVAQAIREHYEPISADGALPESVPGAVLALADKFDSILTFFAAGMIPSGSNDPYALRRQATGIVRIVKDQNWTLPVAELASDFIAAETTANVAPDLDQASQIQAVVDFIKDRIRKILRSAKQRHDIIDAVTNGTSSDVLRIFTAADILASHADDANFKAVIESLTRVIRLAQKAPAELATATVDAQLFENDSEGALDQGIAKVATAADKGLNDLYTALAGIQPTIAAYFEATMVMAKDDAVRNNRLTELSKLANLALGLGDLDQLIVK
- the glyQ gene encoding glycine--tRNA ligase subunit alpha, coding for MTEKLSMQAIILKLQQYWSAQGCMLMQAYDTEKGAGTMSPYTFLRAIGPEPWNAAYVEPSRRPADGRYGENPNRLYQHHQFQVIMKPSPDNIQELYLNSLRELGIDPLEHDIRFVEDNWENPSMGCAGVGWEVWLDGMEITQFTYFQVVGGMEVDPVTSEVTYGLERLASYVQDVNSVFDLEWADGVKYGDIFKEPEYEHSKYSFEESDQDMLLRHFDEYEAEAKKQIANGLVHPAYDYILKCSHTFNLLDARGAVSVTERAGYLSRIRNMARSVARAFVAERKKRGFPLVKDEKLREQLLADEEAK